Genomic segment of Colletotrichum destructivum chromosome 5, complete sequence:
GGAGGCGACGTCAGCTCTGGCCACAACTGTCTTCAGGGTCGGTGCACGGAGGTCTGGCCACCGATAAGTAGACTTTAAATTGACGTCAGTGGGGTAACATGGGTCACAATTGGTCAAGTCGCGCGGTAGCACAAGCACCCCTGCAACTGGCCCTGCGATAGGCTAGCGCAGCACTTATCTCCACGTGAAATTACACCATCGCTAACCACCGAGAGCCGATAATgggccctcgccgccagaGAGCTCCAGCTTACAAACCGGTAGCCGACAGCCTGGATATTTCTTGTCGCAAAGCGTCCCGAGGGGCAATCTTGAGCTTTTTTGTGATCTTTGACATCTCCATAGCTCCAATTACCAAAGTGCCGTCATGAAGTGTCAGAGACTGGCCTCAGCGGCCCTGCGCCAGGCCCGCACGCCGGGTTCACGCACCCAAGCTCCCTCCGTATTTCGGAGCTCCAACAATGCCGCGGCGGCACCTCTTGGCAGCCGGCAATGCACCCGCCGATTCACCTCCAAGCCGGCCCGCAAGGCCTCGAACAGCCCCGGCGATGCGTCGAACCCCGCGATGGCGTTCCCATGTCTGGACGCCCTCGAGAATCGATCGGCGACCCTCGAGGCAAGGTTCGAGTCGAGCGGCCCCGAACCCTCTTACACAGCCGGTGCGACGGAAACATACCACTGCAAAGACCCCCTCCTGCTCGACTGGGGCGGCGTCCTGCCCGAGTTCGACGTCGCATACGAGTCTTGGGGAGAGATGAATGCCGACAAGTCGAACGTCATACTCCTCCACACCGGCctgtcggcatcgtcgcaTGCGCATTCGACAGAGAGCAACCCGAAGCCTGGCTGGTGGGAGAAGTTCATCGGACCGGGGCTGGCCCTGGATACGGATAAATATCACGTCATCTGCACGAACGTCATCGGAGGCTGCTATGGGTCGACGGGACCGAGCAGCATCGACCCCGCGGACGGCCAGCGGTATGCAACTAGGTTCCCAATCCTCACCATGGAGGACATGGTGCGGGCACAGTTCCGTCTTCTTGATGGGCTCGGCGTGGACAAACTCTATGCCAGTGTTGGATCCAGCATGGGCGGCATGCAATCGCTCGCTGCCGGCGTTCTCTTCCCCGACCGCGTGGGCAGGATCGTGTCCATCAGCGGTTGCGCCAGGAGTCATCCGTACAGCATCGCGATGCGCCACACGCAACGCCAggtgctgatgatggaccCCAACTGGAACCGGGGGTTCTACTACGGCAGAGTGCCGCCCCACGCCGGTATGAAACTTGCACGAGAGATTGCGACGGTCACATACCGATCAGGTCCCGAATGGGAGCAGCGTTTCGGCAGGCGGAGGGCGGACCCCAGCAAACCCCCGGCGCTGTGCCCCGACTTTTTGATCGAGACGTATCTGGACCACGCAGGCG
This window contains:
- a CDS encoding Putative alpha/beta hydrolase-1, homoserine/serine acetyltransferase MetX is translated as MKCQRLASAALRQARTPGSRTQAPSVFRSSNNAAAAPLGSRQCTRRFTSKPARKASNSPGDASNPAMAFPCLDALENRSATLEARFESSGPEPSYTAGATETYHCKDPLLLDWGGVLPEFDVAYESWGEMNADKSNVILLHTGLSASSHAHSTESNPKPGWWEKFIGPGLALDTDKYHVICTNVIGGCYGSTGPSSIDPADGQRYATRFPILTMEDMVRAQFRLLDGLGVDKLYASVGSSMGGMQSLAAGVLFPDRVGRIVSISGCARSHPYSIAMRHTQRQVLMMDPNWNRGFYYGRVPPHAGMKLAREIATVTYRSGPEWEQRFGRRRADPSKPPALCPDFLIETYLDHAGEKFCLTYDPNSLLYVSKAMDLFDLGRENQVAAGARRAEREKLLQSGASPARNDAACSLTLPEKPYVEQPESNAEAADQPIEVSSRPPEDLIAGLAPLRDTPALVIGVASDILFPAWQQREVAEALKLAGNRNVAHYELSEEMSFFGHDTFLLDLKNIGGNLKNFLG